One Thiocapsa sp. genomic window carries:
- a CDS encoding DUF4129 domain-containing protein — protein sequence MRLDAIGARLRPRRPWEGVDLGFALGRQWFLSLWILWWITALPVAVLLAVLTGGRPDLWLVAVWWCKPLYEAPLQVWAGRALLGERPEPAERVGIIRAAFTRHLLPLLLWRRLGLRRSFLMPVTLLEGLSGAEARRRRAVLSHGIGAPTWLTLICYHFEAILWGGVLLALVFLVPEELPRLDLNAAVTESDSPVYWLSAAVYLFAFSVIAPFYVCAGFGLYLTRRTELEAWDLELAFRRARDEQEATARGALSLTLAGLLAVGLVLSMPSPTAEALAPHDAAPDGALEAGLETVLDRDEAQVLIREILADEDFGGTQEVTLWLPVERDPVEPVEGWTWPSDLGALAVRLAEILKWSLIVLALASLVWLALRVIQGGLWGRRRWRGSRRGRRGDADGTTILIGHLGAEPFPDDIPASVRGLIDKGEHRAALALLYRASLAELARQGVAIPAGATEGDCLALAAQALPAPHVGLMTRLTVHWSRVAYAHRQPSGAELLALLDDWCRARDLQTEPTEPTEPTRDPGAPHDA from the coding sequence ATGCGCCTTGACGCCATCGGCGCGCGTCTGCGCCCGCGTCGCCCCTGGGAGGGGGTGGATCTCGGCTTTGCGCTGGGACGACAGTGGTTCCTGTCGCTTTGGATCCTCTGGTGGATCACCGCGCTGCCGGTCGCCGTGCTCCTGGCAGTGCTGACCGGCGGACGGCCGGACCTCTGGCTGGTCGCCGTCTGGTGGTGCAAGCCGCTCTACGAGGCGCCGCTGCAGGTCTGGGCGGGCCGTGCCCTGCTCGGCGAGCGCCCGGAGCCGGCCGAGCGTGTCGGCATCATCCGCGCCGCCTTCACGCGACACCTCCTGCCCCTGCTCCTGTGGCGGCGACTCGGATTGCGTCGCTCCTTCCTGATGCCGGTCACGCTTCTGGAGGGTCTGAGCGGTGCTGAGGCCCGGCGCCGGCGTGCGGTCTTGAGCCACGGCATCGGCGCGCCGACCTGGCTGACCCTGATCTGCTATCACTTCGAGGCCATCCTTTGGGGCGGCGTGCTGCTCGCACTGGTCTTCCTGGTCCCCGAGGAGCTGCCCCGTCTCGATCTGAACGCTGCCGTGACCGAATCCGATTCCCCGGTCTATTGGCTCAGCGCCGCTGTTTATCTATTCGCCTTTTCGGTGATCGCGCCCTTTTACGTCTGCGCCGGCTTCGGCCTCTATCTGACCCGTCGCACCGAGCTGGAGGCATGGGATCTGGAGCTGGCGTTTCGCCGTGCCCGCGACGAGCAGGAGGCGACCGCCCGCGGAGCCTTGAGTCTGACCTTGGCCGGCCTCTTGGCCGTTGGACTGGTGCTGTCCATGCCGAGCCCCACCGCGGAGGCGTTGGCACCGCACGATGCCGCTCCGGATGGGGCGCTTGAAGCCGGTCTTGAAACCGTTCTTGATCGGGACGAGGCACAGGTCCTCATCCGGGAGATCCTTGCGGACGAGGACTTCGGCGGCACGCAAGAGGTGACGCTCTGGCTGCCGGTCGAGCGCGATCCGGTCGAGCCCGTCGAGGGCTGGACCTGGCCGAGCGACCTCGGCGCACTGGCGGTGAGGCTCGCCGAGATCCTCAAGTGGTCCCTCATTGTTCTCGCCCTTGCCTCGCTCGTCTGGCTGGCGCTGCGGGTGATTCAGGGGGGGCTGTGGGGTCGACGCCGATGGCGTGGATCAAGGCGGGGACGGCGAGGCGACGCAGACGGGACGACCATCCTGATCGGTCATCTCGGCGCGGAGCCGTTTCCCGACGACATTCCGGCGAGCGTCCGCGGCTTGATCGACAAGGGCGAGCATCGCGCGGCCCTCGCGTTGTTGTACCGCGCGAGCCTCGCCGAGCTCGCCCGGCAGGGTGTCGCGATCCCGGCGGGTGCGACCGAAGGCGATTGTCTGGCATTGGCGGCGCAGGCCCTGCCGGCCCCGCACGTCGGTCTCATGACCCGCTTGACCGTACACTGGAGCCGGGTCGCGTACGCGCATCGGCAGCCTTCCGGCGCCGAGCTGTTGGCGCTGCTCGACGACTGGTGTCGTGCTCGGGATCTGCAGACCGAGCCGACCGAGCCGACCGAGCCGACCCGAGATCCGGGAGCGCCTCATGACGCCTGA
- a CDS encoding stage II sporulation protein M, whose protein sequence is MKQDAFEAAASPIWTDYRAMLDALENPRQRRAHVPTLSSFPQLHRRLCSDYALARSRRYSPGLIAELEGLVRRGHRQLYRRGSAPLRATLDFMARQFPRTLRRHSAVFWIAAALFFLPMIGMGIAVHQDADLVYSLLDAEQVAELESLYDPARHTPGRGSERQADTDVAMFGFYVMNNVGIGFRTFAGGLILGLGSLVILLVNGLSIGAVAGHLTRLDYGATFWPFVSGHGPYELTAIAICGAAGLLLGQALLAPGQRTRLAALRANARDAVILVGGAAVLLVFAAVIEAFWSAGPAPSALKYGVGVLGWVLVAIYLALAGRAGDDAP, encoded by the coding sequence ATGAAACAGGATGCCTTCGAGGCCGCCGCGTCGCCGATCTGGACCGATTACCGCGCCATGCTCGACGCACTCGAGAACCCGCGGCAGCGGCGGGCACATGTCCCGACCTTGTCGTCCTTTCCGCAGCTGCATCGACGTCTGTGCAGCGACTACGCGCTGGCCCGCAGTCGGCGCTACAGCCCCGGGTTGATCGCCGAGCTCGAGGGGCTGGTGCGGCGGGGCCACCGCCAGCTCTATCGGCGAGGATCGGCCCCGTTGCGCGCCACGCTCGATTTCATGGCCAGGCAGTTTCCCCGGACCCTGCGTCGCCATTCGGCGGTCTTTTGGATCGCGGCGGCACTGTTTTTCCTGCCGATGATCGGCATGGGCATCGCCGTTCATCAGGATGCGGATCTCGTCTACAGCCTGCTCGATGCCGAGCAGGTCGCGGAGCTCGAGTCGCTCTATGACCCCGCTCGGCACACACCGGGGCGCGGCAGCGAGCGGCAGGCGGACACGGACGTGGCCATGTTCGGCTTCTATGTCATGAACAACGTCGGGATCGGGTTTCGCACCTTTGCCGGCGGCCTGATCCTGGGTCTCGGCAGCCTGGTCATCCTGCTCGTGAACGGCTTGTCCATCGGCGCCGTCGCCGGACACCTGACCCGCTTGGATTACGGTGCCACCTTCTGGCCCTTCGTCAGCGGTCACGGGCCTTACGAGCTGACCGCGATCGCCATCTGCGGCGCGGCCGGATTGCTGCTCGGTCAGGCACTCCTCGCCCCCGGGCAGCGCACCCGACTCGCCGCACTCCGAGCGAACGCGCGCGATGCCGTGATCCTTGTCGGCGGTGCGGCGGTTTTGCTGGTCTTTGCCGCGGTGATCGAGGCCTTCTGGTCGGCAGGCCCTGCGCCTTCGGCGCTGAAATACGGCGTCGGTGTCCTCGGGTGGGTCCTGGTCGCGATCTACCTCGCGCTGGCCGGACGAGCGGGCGACGATGCGCCTTGA
- a CDS encoding RDD family protein, whose protein sequence is MPTPIDTVRLHETPEGVDLALRVAGPAPRAIAYLLDLVIRFALLLVVLPLAAFSGFGTGLILLAVFGLEWLYPVVFEVRSGATPGKRAMGLMVVHDDGTPVRLPASLIRNLLRAVDFLPMLYGVGLVSMLVDRDFRRLGDLAAGTLVVYADPPPAKPSIPQVAAQAPPAGLPVEAQQAILAFAERGHTLSDARRIELAEILAGGVGRRGDAAVAQLNAWAAWLARGAPDGRG, encoded by the coding sequence ATGCCGACCCCCATCGATACCGTTCGGCTGCACGAGACACCGGAAGGTGTCGACCTTGCGCTGCGGGTCGCCGGTCCGGCTCCGCGCGCCATCGCCTACCTTCTGGATCTCGTCATCCGCTTCGCGCTCCTGCTCGTCGTGCTGCCGCTCGCGGCCTTTTCCGGCTTCGGCACCGGCCTGATCCTGCTCGCCGTCTTCGGGCTTGAATGGCTCTATCCCGTGGTCTTCGAGGTGCGCAGCGGCGCCACACCGGGCAAGCGGGCCATGGGCCTGATGGTGGTGCACGACGACGGGACACCCGTGCGGTTGCCTGCATCCCTGATCCGCAATCTGCTTCGTGCCGTGGACTTTCTCCCGATGCTCTACGGCGTCGGGCTCGTCAGTATGCTGGTGGATCGCGATTTCCGCCGTCTCGGCGATCTGGCCGCCGGCACCCTGGTGGTCTATGCCGATCCGCCGCCGGCGAAACCGAGCATCCCGCAGGTCGCTGCACAAGCCCCGCCCGCCGGTCTGCCGGTCGAGGCGCAACAGGCGATCCTGGCCTTCGCCGAGCGCGGTCATACCCTTTCCGATGCACGCCGGATCGAGCTGGCCGAGATCCTTGCGGGCGGCGTCGGCCGGCGGGGCGATGCCGCCGTCGCGCAGCTCAACGCCTGGGCCGCATGGCTCGCGCGCGGGGCGCCGGACGGCCGCGGATGA
- a CDS encoding chorismate pyruvate-lyase family protein: MRRFYGRSVQDQGARSAQESFRCDGFVRDGVIPAPFGDPVPLMALPSFLRALLVTDGTVTKILEAYFWEPVAVDTLEQRFETAEEPVPAIQIVSGDRCLIRNARLRGTDSGRSFAEAFSLIRTELIPSGFRQRLIDREIGIGVLIRDSGLESYREVLDVGMEVSSDGGRAVCRTYRIIIDRRPVILITECFPLALYAGERDAT, from the coding sequence ATGCGCCGTTTTTACGGTCGTTCAGTGCAGGACCAGGGCGCGCGATCCGCTCAGGAATCTTTTCGTTGCGACGGATTCGTCCGCGACGGCGTCATCCCCGCCCCTTTCGGGGATCCGGTGCCGCTGATGGCGCTTCCGTCCTTCCTGCGTGCACTCCTGGTGACGGACGGGACCGTGACCAAGATCCTCGAGGCCTATTTCTGGGAGCCCGTCGCGGTCGATACGCTCGAGCAGCGTTTCGAGACCGCCGAGGAGCCCGTTCCCGCGATCCAGATCGTTTCCGGCGATCGTTGTTTGATCCGCAATGCGCGGCTGCGCGGAACGGATTCGGGCCGCAGTTTTGCCGAGGCGTTCTCGCTGATCCGTACCGAGCTGATCCCGTCCGGCTTTCGCCAGCGCCTGATCGATCGCGAGATCGGTATCGGCGTGCTGATTCGCGACAGTGGTCTGGAGAGCTATCGCGAGGTTCTGGATGTCGGCATGGAGGTGAGCTCCGACGGCGGCCGTGCCGTATGCCGAACCTATCGCATCATCATCGATCGGCGTCCGGTCATCCTGATTACCGAGTGTTTCCCGCTCGCGCTGTATGCCGGGGAGCGGGACGCTACCTGA
- a CDS encoding alanine-zipper protein produces the protein MTKIVKLASLSAVAVLGVSLLGGCTTTDQTARDMAQQAMDTANSAQACCNANTERLDRMYQKIMGK, from the coding sequence ATGACCAAGATTGTCAAGCTCGCTTCCCTGTCCGCTGTTGCCGTTCTCGGCGTTTCCTTGCTGGGCGGTTGTACGACGACCGACCAGACCGCTCGCGACATGGCTCAGCAAGCCATGGACACTGCCAACAGTGCCCAGGCTTGCTGCAACGCCAACACCGAGCGTCTTGACCGCATGTATCAGAAGATCATGGGCAAGTAA
- a CDS encoding L,D-transpeptidase family protein has product MSDFDLGRRKGAWIATAVCASVLGVGVIDGAGAETFRIENPNDSVVGVPFYFNARAQDTLLDIARHNGLGFDDMRQANPKVDIWMPGEGTPVMVPAFYVLPDAPRTGIVVNRAEKRLYYFPPNDPNEVRIYAITVGKDAMSTPLGSFKVIEKREKPTWTPGPMTRANHAARGHILPPTVPPGPDNPLGEYAMRLSNPDYLIHGTSQPWGLGMEVSGGCIRMYPEGIEELYGLTDITTPVNIIDQPYKVGWRGDELYLEVQTGEKSVRRSAREVIPQWVKDTEGVKIDWEAVERAVKEDTGIPQLVGSRRSPSEGSYLPMIF; this is encoded by the coding sequence ATGAGCGATTTTGATCTTGGCCGACGCAAAGGCGCGTGGATCGCCACCGCGGTCTGCGCATCCGTGTTGGGCGTCGGGGTCATCGACGGGGCCGGCGCCGAGACTTTCCGCATCGAGAACCCGAACGATTCGGTGGTGGGGGTTCCCTTCTACTTCAATGCGCGTGCCCAGGATACCTTGCTGGATATCGCGCGCCACAATGGACTGGGGTTCGACGACATGCGTCAAGCCAACCCCAAGGTGGATATCTGGATGCCCGGCGAGGGTACGCCCGTGATGGTTCCGGCCTTTTACGTGCTTCCGGATGCACCACGGACCGGCATCGTGGTCAATCGCGCCGAAAAGCGGCTCTACTACTTCCCGCCGAATGACCCCAACGAGGTGCGCATTTATGCCATCACCGTGGGCAAGGACGCGATGAGCACGCCGCTGGGCAGCTTTAAGGTGATCGAAAAGCGCGAGAAGCCGACCTGGACACCCGGCCCGATGACGCGCGCGAACCATGCCGCCCGCGGCCACATCCTGCCGCCGACGGTACCGCCGGGCCCCGACAATCCGCTGGGCGAGTATGCCATGCGGCTGAGCAATCCGGATTACCTGATCCACGGGACCAGCCAACCCTGGGGCCTCGGGATGGAAGTCAGCGGCGGATGCATCCGCATGTACCCCGAGGGTATCGAGGAATTATATGGTTTGACCGACATCACGACGCCGGTGAACATCATCGACCAACCCTACAAGGTCGGGTGGCGTGGCGACGAGCTTTACCTGGAGGTTCAAACCGGCGAGAAGAGCGTGCGACGGAGCGCGAGAGAGGTCATCCCTCAATGGGTGAAGGACACCGAAGGTGTGAAAATCGACTGGGAGGCGGTCGAGCGTGCGGTTAAAGAAGACACCGGCATCCCACAACTCGTGGGAAGCCGGCGCAGTCCCTCGGAAGGGTCTTACTTGCCCATGATCTTCTGA